The Electrophorus electricus isolate fEleEle1 chromosome 19, fEleEle1.pri, whole genome shotgun sequence genome has a segment encoding these proteins:
- the LOC113591482 gene encoding zinc finger protein 460-like, whose product MANKPPPPPKKLPIPPLPTTAYTTKTSKQKKTNEEKQAKKKELDRARDKTRINIGAAFERWKALRDLKGFKIDAELATFLLDSFTKGGPDKSLTESRTEWTLSDELVDEKTNSGNSESQVWGANQMPRGKVTAPTFFQLNEHNAPMEIELELTRSMTNNPLSDPQREIKRERKDVQMRPFTPDEEGNCNLSESSYAILSKEILVLLMFRCLECSSECRVRGKGKGGSLSLRQECLICCNYRIWTSRPADMPKEKVTDMSLILLCDDICPQTSDSLPLIVDQEATNVKCDDSLLKASPPMQTHLDKALDSTVQDDADNDISSFVVKEEKENEREEEEESLLMETLEDTVYISSVQGDTNGENDCGFNISKPFGPESPALLTDHKEVVIDENNGVKLVEKASDQTSIKKQEDGSEESLLSSSYEPTVSSDEEFSGAESAKKPQKPFQNTIKPIIWCIDCEAVAKMSCTIRRHQKIYGCVECVAGKDVECLRFKDFSVHFSDIITFHKHAIDVHGATENPPENRVCEDCNKTIRVETDPNKKGHVCEYKIKPFSCHLCRKRFFTEIGQKVHYRRLHGDYTHTCKYCMMAFNTKPSKLQHEQTHYEDKLPYLCPDCPEKFKDFIGRNQHLKCHRGQNKYICHTCDRNFVSLQGYERHMRIHSGEKPYTCQVCERSFNQAGHLKSHMRLHTGEKPFMCEQCGECFNHNVSLKNHLLRHHSIDSTQTAVEESKLINTFASSMGNKDLQKKKRVKRNSSISTLEEEEPLCDPNSDYQEESEEYDSEGKGWKRGRKKNARREKMSKKAKRHRR is encoded by the exons ATGGCGaacaaaccaccaccaccaccgaaAAAACTGCCTATCCCTCCTTTGCCAACAACAGCTTACACCACAAAGACAAGTAAACAGAAGAagacaaatgaagaaaagcaagctaaaaagaaagaattagaCCGAGCCCGAGATAAAACAAGGATAAACATCGGGGCGGCTTTTGAGAGGTGGAAGGCGTTACGGGATCTCAAAGGATTCAAAATCGATGCGGAGTTAGCCACATTTCTGCTCGACAG TTTTACAAAAGGAGGACCAGACAAATCCCTCACAGAATCAAGAACTGAATGGACCTTATCAGATGAGTTGGttgatgaaaaaacaaatag TGGAAATTCTGAATCTCAGGTTTGGGGTGCAAACCAGATGCCACGGGGTAAGGTGACTGCACCAACCTTCTTTCAGTTAAATGAACACAATGCACCGATGGAGATAGAGTTG GAGTTAACAAGAAGCATGACGAATAATCCATTGTCAGATCCACAGAGAGAAAtcaaaagggaaagaaaag ATGTGCAAATGAGGCCATTCACTCCAGATGAAGAAGGAAACTGCAATCTATCAGA GAGCAGTTATGCAATCTTGAGCAAGGAGATTTTGGTGTTGCTGATGTTCCGCTGTTTGGAATGCTCCAGTGAGTGCCGTGTGCGGGGTAAAGGCAAAGGCGGGAGTCTCTCACTCAGACAAGAGTGTCTAATCTGCTGTAACTACAGAATCTGGACCTCTCGACCAGCTGACATGCCAAAAGAGAAG GTGACGGATATGTCTTTGATCCTATTGTGTGATGACATTTGTCCTCAGACATCTGACAGCTTACCTCTGATTGTTGATCAGGAAGCCACAAATGTTAAGTGTGATGATAGCCTGCTGAAGGCAAGTCCCCCAATGCAAACACATCTGGACAAAGCCTTAGACAGCACTGTTCAGGACGATGCTGACAATGACATCTCAAGTTTTGtagtaaaagaagaaaaagaaaatgagagggaggaagaggaggagagcctCCTGATGGAGACACTTGAGGacactgtttacatttcttCTGTGCAAGGAGACACTAACGGTGAAAACGACTGTGGTTTTAACATCTCTAAACCATTTGGCCCTGAGAGTCCTGCCTTGTTGACTGACCACAAAGAAGTGGTTATTGATGAGAACAATGGGGTAAAGTTAGTTGAGAAAGCCAGTGATCAGACCTCTATAAAAAAGCAAGAAGACGGTTCAGAAGAGAGTCTGCTGAGCTCCTCATATGAGCCCACAGTCAGCTCCGATGAAGAATTTTCTGGGGCAGAGTCTGCCAAGAAGCCTCAAAAACCATTCCAGAACACTATTAAGCCAATTATTTGGTGTATAGACTGTGAAGCTGTGGCTAAAATGTCCTGTACAATTCGACGCCACCAGAAGATCTAtggctgtgtggagtgtgtagcTGGCAAAGATGTAGAGTGCCTAAGGTTCAAAGACTTCTCTGTTCACTTTAGCGACATCATAACTTTTCATAAGCATGCCATAGACGTGCATGGTGCCACAGAAAACCCCCCAGAAAACAGGGTGTGTGAGGACTGCAATAAGACAATCAGGGTGGAGACTGATCCCAACAAAAAGGGTCATGTGTGCGAGTACAAGATCAAACCGTTCTCTTGCCATCTGTGTCGTAAGCGCTTCTTCACAGAGATTGGCCAGAAAGTTCATTACCGTAGACTGCATggggactacacacacacctgcaagtACTGCATGATGGCGTTTAACACAAAACCGTCAAAGCTCCAGCATGAGCAGACTCACTATGAGGACAAGCTTCCCTACCTTTGCCCAGACTGTCCAGAGaagtttaaagattttattgGACGTAATCAACACTTGAAGTGCCACAGAgggcaaaataaatatatctgcCACACATGTGATAGAAATTTTGTCTCTCTACAAGGATACGAACGTCACATGCGCATCCACTCCGGTGAGAAGCCCTACACCTGCCAAGTATGTGAACGTTCCTTCAACCAGGCCGGACACCTGAAGTCCCACATGCGTCTCCACACAGGGGAAAAGCCATTCATGTGTGAGCAGTGTGGGGAGTGTTTCAACCACAACGTCAGCCTGAAGAACCACCTGCTCCGGCATCACAGTATCGACTCCACCCAAACAGCTGTAGAAGAGAGCAAACTCATAAATACATTTGCCTCCAGCATGGGGAACAAAgatctacagaaaaaaaagcgaGTGAAGAGGAACTCTTCTATTTCCACTttggaagaggaggagccgCTGTGTGACCCAAATTCGGACTACCAGGAGGAGAGCGAGGAATACGATTCTGAAGGAAAGGGATGGAAAAGAGGACGAAAGAAGAATGCTAGGAGGGAAAAAATGAGCAAAAAGGCAAAGCGACACAGAAGATAA
- the LOC113591492 gene encoding zinc finger protein 572-like has protein sequence MEDHMYYLAQVKEREGEYSCSKTRKREAKRNRDRRRQKTRINIGVAFPKWKSLMRDQCFQSDAEVAGFLLDSFTKGGPDKSLTESRTEWTSSDESVDETTESANSESEVWKTSENQLPRVEAITPNIFQLNEHNAPMEIELELTRSMTNNPLSGPQREIKRERKDVQMRPFTPDEEGNCNLSESSYAILSKEILVLLMFRCLECSSECRVRGKGKGGSLSLRQECLICCNYRVWTSRPADMSKEKVTDMSLILSCDDICPQTSDNLPLTVDQEATNVKCDDSLLKASPPVQMHEDKASNSTVQDNTDADNDISSFVVKEEKEEEESLLMETHEDTVSISSVQGDSNGENDCGFNISAGKDKPSKPTSPETPALLSDHKEVFIDENNGLKLVEKMNDQTSMKKQGDGSEESPLSSSYEPTDSSDEEFSEAESAKKPQKPFQNTIKPIIWCIDCDAVAKMFCTVRRHQKIYGCVECVVSNDVRCHKFKDFSVHFSDIITFHKHAIDMHGATGNPPEIRVCEDCNKTIRVETDPKKKGHVCEYKIKPFSCHLCRKRFFTEIGQKVHYRRLHGDYTHTCKYCMMAFNTKPSKLQHEQTHNEDGLPYLCPDCPEKFKDFIGRNQHLKSHRGQKKYICHMCDRKFLSLQRYERHMRIHSGEKPYTCQVCERSFNQASHLKSHMRLHTGEKPFMCEQCGECFNHNVSLKNHLLRQHGIDSTRTAREESKQIGRPMKRFASSTLNKDLQKKKRVRKSSSAPSMKEEEEEEEEGVEEGEEALCNLNSDYVEESQESDSEGDDWQRGRIRKAMRKKRAKRQNHVEGDDR, from the exons ATGGAGGATCATATGTATTATTTAGCACAGGTAAAAGAAAGGGAGGGTGAATACTCGTGTTCAAAGACGCGAAAACGTGAGGCAAAACGAAATCGCGACAGGCGACGGCAGAAAACAAGGATAAATATTGGTGTGGCCTTTCCCAAATGGAAATCGCTGATGAGGGACCAATGTTTTCAGAGTGACGCCGAAGTTGCCGGTTTTCTACTGGACAG CTTTACAAAAGGAGGACCAGACAAATCCCTCACAGAATCAAGAACTGAATGGACCTCATCAGATGAATCGGTTGATGAAACTACAGAGAG tgCAAATTCTGAATCTGAGGTTTGGAAAACCAGTGAAAACCAGTTACCACGGGTTGAGGCGATTACACCcaacatttttcagttaaatGAACACAATGCACCGATGGAGATAGAGTTG GAGTTAACAAGAAGCATGACGAATAATCCATTGTCAGGTCCACAGAGAGAAAtcaaaagggaaagaaaag ATGTGCAAATGAGGCCATTCACTCCAGATGAAGAAGGAAACTGCAATCTATCAGA GAGCAGTTATGCAATCTTGAGCAAGGAGATTTTGGTGTTGCTGATGTTCCGCTGTTTGGAATGCTCCAGTGAGTGCCGTGTGCGGGGTAAAGGCAAAGGCGGGAGTCTCTCACTCAGACAAGAGTGTCTAATCTGCTGTAACTACAGAGTCTGGACCTCTCGACCAGCTGACATGTCAAAAGAGAAG GTGACTGACATGTCTTTGATCCTGTCGTGTGATGACATTTGTCCGCAGACATCTGACAACTTACCTCTGACTGTTGACCAGGAAGCCACAAATGTTAAGTGTGACGATAGCCTCCTGAAGGCAAGTCCCCCAGTGCAAATGCATGAGGACAAAGCTTCAAACAGCACTGTTCAGGACAATACAGATGCTGACAATGACATCTCAAGTTTTGTagtaaaagaggaaaaagaagaggaggagagcctCCTGATGGAGACACACGAGGACACTGTTTCTATTTCTTCTGTCCAAGGAGACAGTAACGGTGAAAATGACTGTGGTTTTAACATCTCAGCAGGAAAAGACAAGCCCTCTAAACCAACCAGCCCTGAGACCCCTGCCTTGTTGAGTGATCACAAAGAAGTGTTTATTGATGAGAACAATGGGTTAAAGTTAGTTGAGAAAATGAACGATCAGACCTCTATGAAAAAGCAGGGAGATGGTTCAGAAGAGAGTCCACTGAGCTCCTCATACGAGCCCACAGACAGCTCCGATGAAGAATTTTCTGAGGCAGAGTCTGCCAAGAAGCCTCAAAAGCCATTCCAGAACACTATTAAGCCAATTATTTGGTGTATAGACTGTGATGCTGTGGCTAAAATGTTCTGTACGGTTCGGCGCCACCAAAAGATCTAtggctgtgtggagtgtgtagttAGCAATGATGTCAGGTGCCACAAGTTCAAAGACTTCTCTGTTCATTTTAGCGACATCATAACTTTTCATAAGCACGCCATAGACATGCATGGTGCCACAGGAAACCCCCCAGAAATCAGGGTGTGCGAGGACTGCAATAAGACAATCAGGGTGGAGACTGACCCCAAAAAAAAGGGTCATGTGTGCGAGTACAAGATCAAACCATTCTCTTGCCATCTGTGTCGTAAGCGCTTCTTCACAGAGATTGGCCAGAAAGTTCATTACCGTAGACTGCATggggactacacacacacctgcaagtACTGCATGATGGCGTTTAACACAAAACCATCAAAGCTTCAACATGAGCAGACTCACAATGAAGACGGACTGCCCTACCTTTGCCCAGACTGTCCGGAGAAGTTTAAAGACTTTATTGGACGCAATCAACACTTGAAGAGCCACAGAGGgcaaaagaaatatatttgcCACATGTGTGACAGGAAATTTCTTTCTCTTCAAAGATACGAACGGCACATGCGCATCCACTCCGGTGAGAAGCCCTACACCTGCCAGGTGTGCGAACGCTCCTTCAATCAGGCCAGCCACCTGAAGTCCCACATGCGTCTCCACACAGGGGAAAAGCCGTTCATGTGTGAGCAGTGTGGGGAGTGTTTCAACCACAACGTTAGTCTAAAGAACCACCTACTGCGTCAACATGGCATCGACTCGACCAGAACAGCCAGGGAGGAGAGTAAACAGATAGGCCGACCTATGAAGAGGTTTGCCTCCAGCACATTGAACAAAgatctacagaaaaaaaagcgaGTGAGGAAGAGCTCTTCTGCTCCCAGTatgaaagaagaagaggaggaggaggaggagggggtagaggaaggggaggaggcgCTGTGTAACCTAAACTCGGACTATGTGGAGGAAAGCCAGGAGTCGGATTCTGAAGGAGACGACTGGCAAAGAGGCCGAATCAGGAAAGCTATGAGGAAAAAACGAGCAAAAAGGCAAAACCATGTAGAAGGTGATGATCGCTGA